DNA from Sulfitobacter albidus:
GGTCTCACACAATGTGACAGACCGACAGATCAGTCACAAAAGCGTCTGGCCGGGAACGGTACGGGCCTTTGCGTCGTTCCCTTTGCGACGCACCGAACGGGTGCCTGAATAAAAGGAACGACACAATGAAACGTACAGTATTTGCCACCGCCGCTCTGACACTTGCTCTGGGCGCGACCGCCGCCACATCTGCCACGATGGTCAAGGAAATTGACGTGGATACCGAACTTTCGGCCATCCAGAACGAACGCGCCGTCGAGGTGTTGACGACACTGGACGCCGACCTTGAGAAAGCCATCGCATCACGGCTCGTGGACCGTCTGGACGATCGCGGCGCGCGCGTGCTTATCGACATCGACGAAGTCTCGCTCGCCAACAGTTTCGAGCAGGCGGTGGGGTCGGAAGATGCCGTGCTGGTGGGCGATGTGAGCCTGCGTATCCCGGGCATCGCCAACAACCAGAATTACACGCTGACCGTCTCTTCCAGCCAGGCGCAGGCCTATTTCCCCGACGGGACACAGCTGGCCGATTTCACCCTGTCGAGCGATGTCTACTACACTGCGATGATCGACGCCTTTGCCGATAACGTGGTGCGCAACCTCGATAAATAAGGACGGCTTGGGGGGCGCGGGAAGGATCCGCGCCCCCTCCGCCCGGCGCAATCACGCCCGACTGCGCCGGGCAGGCAACACTTCCAACACCCCCGCAAGCAAGACAAGCGCCCCGCCTGCTATCTCGATGGGATGCAGATGCTCCCCGGCGAGCACGGCAGCGGAGAGGGCCGCGATCAGGACTTCGCTCATCAACAAGATGCCCGTGCGCGCGGGATCAAGGCGCGCGGTGGCCCACATCAGCGCGGCGATAGAGATCCCCCACCACAACACACCTGCCCCCCCGCAATCAGCGCGGCACGCAGACCCACCGGCGGCAGCGGCGCCAGAACCGGCGCGAGGATCAGCGCCATCACCGCGGCCCCCACCACAAACACAAACGCCGAGGGCAGTGGCGCGAGCGTATTGCGCAGCCGGATGCCCGTCGAGCCGATGGCCCAGAGGATACCGGAAGCCAGCCCCATCCACTCCCCCAGCGCGCGCGGGATCGGCCAGTCGCCCTTTGCGGCGAGCATCAGGGCAAGACCGGCGAGCCCCGCCGCAATCGCAGCGATGCGCAGGGCCGTGGCGCGCTGGCCAAGGACCAGCCGCGCAATCAGCGTGCTCCAGACCGGGGTCAGAAAGAACAACAGCGTCACGATGGCGACACGGCCGTAGATGAAACTGATCGAATAGAGCGCAAACCCCGCGCCCCCGGCAAAAAGCGCCGCAAGGGCCAGCCGGTCGGCACGGGCCAGGCTCCGCCGCGCGCGCCAGGCCACGGGTGACAGAAACAGCGTTCCGGCCAGGGCAATCGCAACCGTACCCCACGCGCCCTGCGCACCGGCGCCGTCAAGGGCGCGCACCGGGATCCAGTAGAGGCCCCAGAAGATCCCCGTCACGATGACGATCAGGGTTGCGCGGGCGGCTTCACTCACGCTTCGAGCTCGGCGTCCCAGTAGAGGAAGTCCATCCAGCTGTCGTGCATGTAGTTGGGGGGAAACTTGCGGCCCAGATTGCGCAGCTCTTCGGCCTGCGGCTGGCGCGGCGCGCGGCGCAGCGAGAACCCGACCTGTTTGAGCGAGCGTGACCCCTTGCGCAGGTTGCAGGGGCTACAGGCGGCCACGACGTTTTGCCAACTGGTGATGCCACCGCTGGCGCGCGGGACCACATGATCGAACGTCAGATCACCGCGCGCGCCACAGTACTGACACGCGAATTGGTCGCGCAGAAATAAATTAAAGCGCGTGAAGGCCACGCGCTTTTGGGGTTTGACGTAATCCTTGAGCACCACCACCGACGGTATGCGCAGCGTGGTGGTCGGACTGTGCACACAGTCTTCGTATTCGGCGACGATATCGACCCTGTCGAGGTATTTCGCCTTCACCGCTTCCTGCCAGGTCCATAGCGACAGTGGGTAATAGCTGAGGGGGCGATAGTCCGCATTCAGCACCAGCGCCGGACGGTGCTTCAGCCCGGCGGGCTGTCTGGTGAATTCGGTCCTGAAATCTCCGTCCATGCGGTGTCATCCCCTCACAACCATGGTCTGACTATATCTCGCGGTTTGAAGCTGGCAAGCCTTGCGTTGCCACAAGATGTCGCAGGTAAATGTTACAGGGATTTGACGATGCGCCCCACCGCAGAGGGCGCATGTGGAGCAGCCGCCGTGCAATAGGTATTTTGAAAAGGGTGCAGGGGGGACGGCGCGCGGCGATCAGAGGTTGAGCTTGTCGCGCATGAAGGCGAGCGCCACCTGCAACCCGTCGGGCGCGATACCGTGCGCGGTGCCGTTCATCACGTGGGCGTAGACTTCGGTCCAACCGGCCTCCTGCAGGGCTTCGGCGGCTTGCGGCAGCGATTGCGGCGGCACGACGTCGTCCTGATCTCCGTGCACCAAGAGTACCGGCGGGCGGCTGATCGCCTCATCCTTGAGCGTTTCGGGGTTCAGCAGGCGACCCGAGAAGGCCACGATGCCCGCAACCTCGTCCTCGCGGCGTGGCGCCACGTGCAGCGACATCATGGTGCCCTGGGAAAAGCCAAAGAGGACGACCTGTTCGGGCAGCACGTCTTCGTCGACCATGAGCGCATCCAGATAGGCATTCAGGTCGGCGACGGCCATTTCCATGCCGCGCGACGATTCCTCCTCGGATGAGCCGTCGATCCAGGGAATCGGGAACCATTGGTAGCCGTTCGGCATGCCAGGGATGTTTTCGGGCGCGTCGGGGGCCACAAAAAGCGTATCGGGCAGATGCTCGCCCAGCGGATCGGCAAGCCCCAGAAGATCCGCGCCATTGGCCCCGTAGCCGTGCAGGAAGACGACGACCGAGCGGGTCGTGCCGCTGACCGGTTCGCGGCGTTCCGAATTGAGTACCCGTGTCATAGCATTCCTTCGCGTTGCTTGGCGTGTCTGTAGTAGGTGAAGAGCAGCCGTGCCGCAACCGACCGCCAGGGCGACCAGTCCTGAGCGCGGGTGTC
Protein-coding regions in this window:
- a CDS encoding DMT family transporter; protein product: MSEAARATLIVIVTGIFWGLYWIPVRALDGAGAQGAWGTVAIALAGTLFLSPVAWRARRSLARADRLALAALFAGGAGFALYSISFIYGRVAIVTLLFFLTPVWSTLIARLVLGQRATALRIAAIAAGLAGLALMLAAKGDWPIPRALGEWMGLASGILWAIGSTGIRLRNTLAPLPSAFVFVVGAAVMALILAPVLAPLPPVGLRAALIAGGQVCCGGGSLSPR
- a CDS encoding HNH endonuclease, whose product is MDGDFRTEFTRQPAGLKHRPALVLNADYRPLSYYPLSLWTWQEAVKAKYLDRVDIVAEYEDCVHSPTTTLRIPSVVVLKDYVKPQKRVAFTRFNLFLRDQFACQYCGARGDLTFDHVVPRASGGITSWQNVVAACSPCNLRKGSRSLKQVGFSLRRAPRQPQAEELRNLGRKFPPNYMHDSWMDFLYWDAELEA
- a CDS encoding alpha/beta hydrolase; translation: MTRVLNSERREPVSGTTRSVVVFLHGYGANGADLLGLADPLGEHLPDTLFVAPDAPENIPGMPNGYQWFPIPWIDGSSEEESSRGMEMAVADLNAYLDALMVDEDVLPEQVVLFGFSQGTMMSLHVAPRREDEVAGIVAFSGRLLNPETLKDEAISRPPVLLVHGDQDDVVPPQSLPQAAEALQEAGWTEVYAHVMNGTAHGIAPDGLQVALAFMRDKLNL